From one Tsukamurella tyrosinosolvens genomic stretch:
- a CDS encoding MFS transporter produces MTDIQTPPVASATRRWAAALLLSASLLVITVDMTILNIAVPDLAADLRPTAAQQLWIIDVYSLVLAGLLVSTSSLGDRFGRKRMLLLGYVVFGVASALVLWAETPGQVIALRAALGVGGAMIMPTTLTMLRVIFTDPAERAKALGLWAAVSGVGAAVGPIVGGVLLENFSWRAAFMVNVPIMAVVLIIGIFLLPESKVATTGAWDWLGALMSITGMVALVWAIKRFAKDHTLLSGPGLLALLLAVVVLGLFVRRSLRRANPLLDVRLFERRQFSAGILAALGVMFAMAAALLLLAQWMQLVAGYGPIETGVRLLPVAVAAVVASLAAPWLANVLGARVVLAGGLVAAAIGMVLIAAPAQLDYVGLLAPLVLVGLGMGAMTVASAMIMSGTPEEKAGNAAALEETSYDLGNVLGVAILGSVAAMLYTADADFGSIPGVDAATAGAAGESLGAAMAIAQQAGLPALAEHATTGFTASLQTTGLVGGVILLAVAVGVYALTPKGTDITQQAH; encoded by the coding sequence ATGACCGACATCCAGACCCCGCCGGTGGCGTCCGCCACGCGACGGTGGGCGGCGGCCCTCCTGCTCTCGGCGAGCCTGCTCGTCATCACCGTGGACATGACGATCCTCAACATCGCCGTCCCCGATCTTGCGGCCGACTTGCGACCGACCGCCGCGCAGCAGCTGTGGATCATCGACGTCTACTCGCTGGTGCTCGCGGGCCTGCTCGTGTCGACGAGTTCGCTCGGGGATCGCTTCGGGCGCAAGCGGATGCTGCTCCTCGGCTACGTCGTGTTCGGCGTCGCGTCGGCCTTGGTGCTGTGGGCGGAGACGCCCGGCCAGGTGATCGCGCTGCGCGCGGCGCTCGGCGTCGGCGGCGCGATGATCATGCCCACCACGCTGACGATGTTGCGCGTGATCTTCACCGATCCCGCGGAGCGCGCGAAGGCCCTCGGCCTGTGGGCCGCGGTCTCGGGCGTCGGCGCCGCGGTCGGCCCGATCGTGGGCGGCGTCCTGCTCGAGAACTTCTCCTGGCGCGCGGCTTTCATGGTCAACGTGCCCATCATGGCCGTCGTGCTGATCATCGGGATCTTCCTGCTCCCCGAGTCGAAGGTCGCGACGACCGGGGCGTGGGACTGGCTCGGCGCGCTCATGTCGATCACCGGGATGGTGGCGCTGGTCTGGGCCATCAAACGGTTCGCCAAGGATCACACGTTGCTGTCGGGTCCGGGCCTCCTCGCGCTGCTGCTCGCGGTCGTCGTGCTCGGACTGTTCGTCCGGCGGTCGCTGCGCCGCGCGAACCCGCTGCTCGACGTGCGGCTGTTCGAGCGCCGGCAGTTCTCCGCGGGCATCCTCGCGGCGCTGGGCGTGATGTTCGCGATGGCCGCGGCCCTGCTGCTGCTCGCGCAGTGGATGCAGCTCGTCGCGGGCTACGGGCCCATCGAGACCGGCGTGCGGCTGTTGCCCGTCGCCGTGGCCGCGGTCGTCGCGTCGCTGGCCGCGCCGTGGTTGGCGAACGTGCTGGGTGCCCGGGTGGTGCTCGCGGGCGGCCTGGTCGCGGCGGCGATCGGGATGGTGCTCATCGCCGCCCCTGCGCAGCTGGACTACGTGGGACTGTTGGCGCCGCTGGTCCTCGTGGGCCTCGGCATGGGCGCGATGACGGTGGCCTCCGCGATGATCATGTCGGGCACGCCGGAGGAGAAGGCGGGCAACGCCGCCGCGCTCGAGGAGACCAGCTACGACCTGGGCAACGTGCTCGGCGTCGCGATCCTCGGCAGCGTCGCGGCGATGCTCTACACCGCCGACGCCGACTTCGGTTCGATCCCCGGGGTCGACGCCGCCACGGCGGGCGCGGCCGGGGAGTCACTGGGCGCCGCGATGGCGATCGCCCAGCAGGCAGGCCTGCCCGCCCTCGCCGAGCACGCGACCACCGGCTTCACCGCGTCGCTGCAGACCACCGGCCTCGTCGGCGGCGTCATCCTGCTCGCCGTCGCCGTGGGCGTCTACGCGCTCACGCCGAAGGGCACCGACATCACGCAGCAGGCGCACTGA
- a CDS encoding type IV toxin-antitoxin system AbiEi family antitoxin domain-containing protein → MDLIELIAALADGGVVSRARLIAHGADPREISALRHAGTLTVIRRGWYAITGADPAVVAAVRSGAALTCVSALRFAPGVWVPPGITRSHVRWPVHRAPAAAASRARTGRARGRAGGTPSTPGSTDRSARCHSHHGLATPARSVDPLPVALQCAANCLSDDYLVAVLDSTLRMPNPYSEADLREILDGAPQRVLRLLDRLDPLAGSGTESVTRIRLQNHHVLVRSQVVIEGLGRVDLLVGEKLILECDSREFHNDAQRTEDNRRDRVATMSGYRVLRIDYAEVMFGWDAVFADIMDLVRTRRHRAPRTSRLRISSSDDTEVF, encoded by the coding sequence ATGGACCTCATCGAGCTGATCGCCGCCCTTGCGGACGGCGGCGTCGTCTCCCGGGCACGGCTGATCGCGCACGGCGCCGATCCGCGGGAGATCAGCGCCCTGCGCCACGCCGGCACCCTCACGGTGATCCGGCGGGGTTGGTACGCGATCACGGGGGCGGATCCCGCGGTCGTGGCGGCGGTACGCAGCGGTGCCGCGCTGACCTGCGTCTCCGCTCTGCGGTTCGCCCCGGGCGTCTGGGTCCCGCCCGGCATCACCCGCAGCCACGTCCGCTGGCCGGTGCACCGCGCGCCGGCGGCAGCGGCGAGCCGCGCCAGGACGGGGCGGGCGCGCGGTCGAGCGGGCGGAACGCCGAGCACACCCGGCTCGACCGATCGCTCCGCCCGCTGCCACTCGCACCACGGGCTGGCTACGCCGGCCCGATCGGTCGATCCCCTTCCCGTGGCGCTGCAGTGCGCGGCCAACTGCCTGTCCGATGACTACCTGGTGGCGGTGCTGGATTCGACGCTGCGGATGCCGAATCCGTACTCCGAGGCCGACCTGCGGGAGATCCTCGACGGCGCGCCACAGCGCGTGCTGCGCCTGCTCGATCGCCTCGACCCGCTGGCGGGCTCCGGCACCGAGTCCGTGACCCGCATCCGGCTCCAGAACCACCACGTCCTGGTGCGCAGTCAGGTGGTGATCGAGGGGCTCGGCCGCGTGGACCTGCTCGTCGGCGAGAAGCTGATCCTCGAGTGCGACAGCCGGGAGTTCCACAACGATGCGCAGCGCACCGAGGACAACCGGCGGGATCGCGTCGCGACGATGAGCGGCTACCGCGTGCTGCGGATCGACTACGCCGAGGTGATGTTCGGCTGGGACGCGGTGTTCGCCGACATCATGGACCTCGTGCGCACGCGGCGCCATCGCGCGCCCCGGACGAGTCGGCTCAGGATCTCGAGTTCTGATGACACGGAGGTGTTCTGA
- a CDS encoding DUF2470 domain-containing protein: MSAPTIAEPTPAERVRTIAAVPHAAVLAADGYEPITVALHHVLGDRLVVAVPDDVPWLEGVRAMVEINDISPLPLRERTRSLVWLSGRLSEVADGAALAARVAVDNPLEELLDVGNGSRLLTMPIETAVLADAAGASSVTGEELAAAEPDPFAGYEIAWLAHVESGHPEMVGQLARRLPGKLRNHRIRLLGIDRFGIRLRAEHHELSDVDVRLNFAQPAHDMAALQRGIRILLGCPFLNGLRAS; the protein is encoded by the coding sequence ATGAGCGCCCCGACCATCGCCGAGCCGACACCGGCCGAGCGCGTCCGCACCATCGCGGCCGTCCCCCATGCCGCGGTCCTCGCGGCGGACGGCTACGAGCCGATCACCGTCGCGCTGCACCACGTACTGGGCGACCGGCTCGTGGTGGCCGTCCCCGACGACGTCCCGTGGCTCGAGGGCGTGCGCGCCATGGTCGAGATCAACGACATCTCGCCGCTGCCGCTGCGCGAGCGCACCCGCTCCCTCGTCTGGCTCTCCGGCCGCCTGTCCGAGGTGGCCGACGGCGCGGCCCTCGCCGCCCGCGTCGCCGTGGACAACCCGCTCGAGGAACTGCTCGACGTGGGCAACGGCTCCCGGCTGCTGACCATGCCGATCGAGACGGCCGTCCTCGCCGACGCCGCGGGCGCCTCGTCGGTGACGGGCGAGGAACTGGCCGCCGCCGAGCCGGATCCCTTCGCGGGCTATGAGATCGCGTGGCTCGCTCACGTCGAGAGCGGCCACCCGGAGATGGTCGGGCAGCTCGCCCGCCGCCTGCCGGGCAAGCTGCGCAACCACCGGATCCGGCTGCTGGGCATCGACCGCTTCGGCATCCGCCTGCGCGCCGAGCACCACGAGCTCTCCGACGTCGACGTGCGGCTGAACTTCGCACAGCCCGCCCACGACATGGCCGCCCTGCAGCGCGGCATCCGCATCCTGCTGGGCTGCCCCTTCCTCAACGGCCTCCGCGCGAGCTGA
- the pheA gene encoding prephenate dehydratase — translation MTRIAYFGPEGTFTEMALLQCQDLAARGVMAVPGVELVGAERISAPSQVAALEMVADGAADLACVPIESSVEGPVTPTLDTLGFGAPLQIFAETDLAVAFSIASPKPLDEARTVGAYPVAAAQVRAWLAANMPQAQVVPAASNAAAALDVAEGRIDAGVTTALAARMYDVPEAATGVADVADARTRFVLCGKPGPAPARTGSDCTAVVIDVPSRPGSLALAMAEFALRGVDLTRIESRPKRTVFGSYVFHFDCVGHIDDPAVGEALRALHRVCDDVRFLGSWPRPGGPGTAPVDPGDSEEWFDGLRRGER, via the coding sequence GTGACGCGCATCGCCTACTTCGGCCCCGAGGGGACGTTCACCGAGATGGCGCTGCTCCAGTGCCAGGACCTCGCCGCCCGTGGCGTGATGGCGGTGCCGGGCGTCGAGCTCGTCGGGGCCGAGCGGATCAGCGCCCCCAGTCAGGTGGCCGCCCTCGAGATGGTGGCCGACGGTGCCGCGGACCTCGCGTGCGTGCCCATCGAGTCGTCGGTCGAGGGGCCCGTGACCCCCACGCTGGACACCCTGGGTTTCGGTGCGCCGCTGCAGATCTTCGCCGAGACCGACCTGGCCGTGGCCTTCTCCATCGCCTCCCCGAAGCCGCTCGACGAGGCGCGCACCGTGGGCGCCTATCCCGTGGCGGCGGCGCAGGTGCGTGCCTGGCTCGCCGCGAACATGCCGCAGGCGCAGGTGGTTCCGGCCGCCTCGAACGCCGCGGCCGCGCTGGACGTGGCCGAGGGGCGCATCGACGCCGGCGTCACGACCGCCCTCGCCGCCCGGATGTACGACGTGCCCGAGGCCGCCACCGGTGTGGCGGACGTCGCCGACGCCCGCACGCGGTTCGTGCTGTGCGGCAAGCCCGGTCCGGCGCCGGCGCGCACCGGCAGCGACTGCACCGCCGTGGTGATCGACGTGCCCAGCCGGCCCGGATCCCTGGCCCTGGCCATGGCTGAATTCGCTTTGCGCGGTGTCGATCTCACCCGCATCGAGTCGCGGCCCAAGCGAACGGTGTTCGGCAGCTACGTCTTCCACTTCGACTGCGTCGGCCACATCGACGATCCCGCGGTCGGTGAGGCGCTGCGCGCCCTGCACCGCGTGTGCGACGACGTCCGGTTCCTCGGCTCCTGGCCGCGTCCCGGCGGGCCGGGCACGGCCCCCGTCGACCCCGGCGACTCCGAGGAGTGGTTCGACGGCCTGCGCAGGGGCGAACGATGA
- a CDS encoding histidine phosphatase family protein produces the protein MTGLLHLVRHGQTTANVARILDTRPPGAPLTPEGAEQARRYGVERPDAAPAVLLSSVARRAQETAGHIAEAWGVETAAIDGVHEVQAGDLEGFHDEESIKVFQDVVRRWYSGEATAAMPGGESAEDLLARYLPAVDAIRAEHLPRGDAYLVSHGAAIRLVGFHLSGVDGAYAHKHHLPNTGEIVLRPVDGGRWELVSWADAPSHLDPMG, from the coding sequence ATGACGGGCCTGCTGCACCTGGTCCGGCACGGCCAGACCACCGCGAACGTCGCGCGGATCCTCGACACCCGCCCGCCCGGCGCACCGCTCACGCCCGAGGGCGCCGAGCAGGCGCGCCGGTACGGCGTCGAGCGCCCCGACGCCGCGCCCGCCGTGCTGCTGAGCTCGGTCGCGCGCCGCGCGCAGGAGACGGCCGGGCACATCGCCGAGGCCTGGGGTGTCGAGACCGCCGCGATCGACGGGGTGCACGAGGTGCAGGCCGGCGACCTCGAGGGGTTCCACGACGAGGAATCCATCAAGGTCTTCCAGGACGTCGTGCGGCGCTGGTACTCCGGCGAGGCGACCGCCGCGATGCCCGGCGGCGAGAGCGCCGAGGACCTGCTCGCGCGGTACCTGCCCGCCGTCGACGCGATCCGCGCCGAGCACCTCCCGCGGGGCGACGCCTACCTCGTCAGCCACGGGGCCGCCATCCGGCTCGTCGGCTTCCACCTGTCCGGGGTCGACGGTGCCTACGCCCACAAGCATCACCTGCCCAACACCGGGGAGATCGTGCTCCGGCCCGTGGACGGCGGTCGCTGGGAGCTCGTGAGCTGGGCCGACGCCCCGTCGCACCTGGATCCGATGGGCTAG
- the deoD gene encoding purine-nucleoside phosphorylase, with protein MPTPHNSAAPDAYAPAVLMPGDPRRARRIAETLFDDARLVNEVRGMEAYTGTVGGRPISVMGSGMGMPTMTIYATELYREYGVQRIIRVGTSGGFQDDLALGDVIVATAAHTDSAINDPRIPGVKFAPAASYPLLRAAVDAAERAGTPVRVGPVYSSDHFYLARPGLHEGLRDHGVLGVDMETAALYAVAAAEGREALTVLTVSDHLFREEAMPSEDREKSFAAAATIAIEAAFS; from the coding sequence ATGCCGACCCCGCACAACTCCGCCGCCCCCGACGCCTACGCGCCCGCCGTCCTCATGCCGGGCGACCCGCGGCGCGCCCGGCGCATCGCGGAGACGCTGTTCGACGACGCCCGCCTCGTCAACGAGGTGCGCGGCATGGAGGCGTACACCGGCACCGTCGGGGGTCGGCCGATCTCGGTGATGGGTTCCGGCATGGGCATGCCGACGATGACGATCTACGCCACGGAGCTGTACCGCGAGTACGGCGTCCAGCGGATCATCCGGGTCGGCACGTCGGGCGGCTTCCAGGACGACCTGGCGCTGGGCGACGTGATCGTCGCGACCGCCGCGCACACCGACTCCGCGATCAACGACCCGCGCATCCCCGGTGTGAAGTTCGCGCCCGCCGCGTCGTACCCGCTGCTCCGCGCCGCGGTGGACGCCGCCGAGCGGGCCGGGACGCCGGTGCGGGTGGGCCCGGTGTACTCCTCGGACCACTTCTACCTGGCGCGACCGGGCCTGCACGAGGGGCTGCGCGACCACGGCGTCCTCGGCGTCGACATGGAGACCGCCGCGCTCTACGCCGTCGCCGCGGCGGAGGGCCGCGAGGCCCTGACGGTGCTCACGGTGAGCGACCACCTCTTCCGCGAGGAGGCGATGCCGTCCGAGGACCGCGAGAAGAGCTTCGCCGCCGCCGCGACCATCGCCATCGAGGCCGCCTTCAGCTGA